The Bacteroidales bacterium genome segment AAAAAATGCATTTTCTTTTTACATTTTTAATTTTAAGACAAAACCATTTTCATATTAAAATTTATACTATTTTTATCGTCTGTTTTTGTTTCTATTTATTGAAAATCAAAAAAATTTACTTTTATAATCATCAGTCAATATGAAAATACCCAGGCGACATGGATTTTCAATTTTTCAGGACGCTCAAACTTTTTCAGAATCTACAATAAAGCAACTTCAATTTGAGTTTAAATTGAAGTATCAGGAATATCCAATATTTTGGAATAAACACACAAATCCAAAGCTCAGAAAATAATTGCAAACATCAAATCGGAAAACTATGAACATTTACATTGGAAACCTCAATTTTACTGTTGATGAAGACAAATTGAGAAAGATATTTGAGAAATACGGGGAAGTCTCCTCAGTAAGAATCATCAAGGATAAAGAAACCGGGGAAAGTAAAGGGTATGGCTTTATTGAAATGAAGAACGACGATGAGGGGAAAAAAGCCATACAGGCAATGAACAGTCAGGAAATTGACGGCAGGCATGTAAAGGTCAACATTGCCAAACCACGGAAACGTAATTTCGGAAGGTAATAAATGCATGGCTCATATGTAAAAAGATGAAGCAATTAATCATATCCAAGCAGGTTACCGATCGAACCATTGATTCGATTGATAAGTATTTTCAGGATATTTGCAAATACGAGCTGTTATCTCCCCAGGAAGAGGTGGAACTAACCCGGAGGATCAAGAAAGGCGATGATCAGGCTTTAGAAAAGTTAACCCTTGCCAATCTGAGATTTGTGGTATCTGTGGCCAAACAATACCAATATAGGGGAATGAGTCTACCGGACCTGATCAATGAAGGCAATCTTGGATTGATCCGGGCAGCAAAAAGATTTGATGAAACCCGGGGGTTCAAATTCATTTCCTATGCGGTTTGGTGGATCAGGCAGGCCATCATACAAGCTCTGGGGGAACAATCCCGGATGATCCGTCTGCCGTTGAACAGAGTTGCCGATGTAAACAAGATCAACCAAGCCATCTCCACACTGGAGCAAAAATACCAAAGAGGACCCACCGACGAGGAGATCGCCCGCCAAACCGACCTAGCTGAAGATCTGGTATCTTCCACCCTTCAGATAAAAACGCGGCACCATTCTCTGGATGCCCCTCTCCCGGGATCAGAATCCGATGAGAATTTCCTGCTCGACACCCTCTCTTACGACGATATGCCGGCACCGGACCAGAACCTGTTATATGAATCCCTGAAAAAAGAGATCGATGCAGCTTTACAGATACTCTCCAAAAAGGAAGCCATGGTTATTGAAAGATTTTTCGGATTGAACAGAAAACGCGCCGCATCGCTTGGCGAAATAGCCCAATCCTTGCAATTATCCAAGGAAAGGGTGCGTCAGATTAAAAACGGTGCGCTCCGAAAATTAAAAAAATCTCCCAACAATAAGCTTTTGAAAAGATTTGTATAAAAATTCCTTATTTAAAATAAGCCTTAAAATGGGTTGGAGCATTGCGCATTATTTCATAGAACAAAGCCAAATGGCTTATTTGTAATTAGAAATGCTAAACAAATCTTCCCCGGCTTTGTTTTTAACAATAGCATTGTAAAACAAATAAAGACAGGAGAAGATTATGGCAACTCAAGAAAAAAAGAAAAAACGGAATGTAAAGGTAAAAAGCTCCAACTACTACCAGAAGCAATATCAAAATGATTTTGTCAACAAGTGGGATGAGCTAATCGATTGGGAAGGCAGAAGAAAGGGAGAAGGTGAGTTTTTTGTCAGAGAGCTGGAAAACAGAGGTGCGAAAAAAATTCTGGATGCAGCTACAGGTACGGGTTATCATACCGTGCAGTTGCTAAAAGCCGGATTTGAGGTGCACAGTGCCGACGGCATGGACAATATGCTGGAACGTGCCTTTTACAATGCCAGAGAGCAAGGTTTATTACTGAGGACCATTTCTGCAGACTGGCGCAATCTTACCGAACATGTTCACGAGTCATACGATGCAGTAATTTGCCTTGGAAATTCATTTACCCATCTCTTTGATGAGAAGGATCGACGAAAAACCCTGGCCGAATTCTATGCCGTACTGAAACCCAAAGGGGTATTAATTCTGGATCAACGGAATTATGATGGCATTCTGGACGATGGTTTCCACAACAAACATGCATATTATTATGTAGGTGATCATGTTAAAGCAGAACCTGAATCCATTGATGATGACCTGGTTCGATTCAAATATGAATTCAATGACGGCAGCGTCCATCATCTGAATCTTTTCCCGCTGCGTAAGGAATATACCAGATCATTAATGATCGATGCAGGATTTCAACAAGTTAAGACTTATGGCGATTTCCAGGAAACATACCAAAGAAATGACCCCGACTTTTTTATACACGTAGCGGAAAAATAATCCCCTGCTTGTACTTTAAATAGCCGATCCTCTGCAATCCTAAGGGGTCGTACCGATAAAAAAATCAATTATTAATTCAAAAAATTAAACAAAAAAGGGAGATACACCTATGCACACACATATTTTAGGTTATCCAAGAATAGGACCAAACAGAGAAACAAAAAAAGTGTTGGAAAAATACTGGTCGGGGAAGCAATCATTGGAAGATGTTCTCCGCACCGGCAGAGAGCAACGTGAATATAACCGGCAGGTACAAAAAGATGCAGGATTGGACCTGGTACCTGTGAATGATTTTTCATTTTATGATCACATACTGGATATGGTAATGACCGTGGGAGCCATCCCAAAACGGTTCCAGGTGCTTAGCCACCTGGACAAAAATGACCTGTATTTTGCCATGGCCCGGGGTTACCAAAAAGAAGGCCATGACATAATACCCATGGAGATGACCAAATGGTTCGATACCAACTATCACTATATTGTGCCCGAATTTACCAGTGATCAAAAGTTTGAATATTATTCCGACAAGATCATCAACGAATTCAACGAGGCAAAAGCATCCGGCGTAAATCCCAAGCCGGTGATCATCGGACCTGTATCTTTCCTCCTTCTTGGAAAGGAAAAAGAGGAAGGATTTGACCGGCTGGATCTAATTGAAGCCCTTT includes the following:
- a CDS encoding RNA-binding protein → MNIYIGNLNFTVDEDKLRKIFEKYGEVSSVRIIKDKETGESKGYGFIEMKNDDEGKKAIQAMNSQEIDGRHVKVNIAKPRKRNFGR
- a CDS encoding RNA polymerase sigma factor RpoD/SigA; the protein is MKQLIISKQVTDRTIDSIDKYFQDICKYELLSPQEEVELTRRIKKGDDQALEKLTLANLRFVVSVAKQYQYRGMSLPDLINEGNLGLIRAAKRFDETRGFKFISYAVWWIRQAIIQALGEQSRMIRLPLNRVADVNKINQAISTLEQKYQRGPTDEEIARQTDLAEDLVSSTLQIKTRHHSLDAPLPGSESDENFLLDTLSYDDMPAPDQNLLYESLKKEIDAALQILSKKEAMVIERFFGLNRKRAASLGEIAQSLQLSKERVRQIKNGALRKLKKSPNNKLLKRFV
- a CDS encoding class I SAM-dependent methyltransferase yields the protein MATQEKKKKRNVKVKSSNYYQKQYQNDFVNKWDELIDWEGRRKGEGEFFVRELENRGAKKILDAATGTGYHTVQLLKAGFEVHSADGMDNMLERAFYNAREQGLLLRTISADWRNLTEHVHESYDAVICLGNSFTHLFDEKDRRKTLAEFYAVLKPKGVLILDQRNYDGILDDGFHNKHAYYYVGDHVKAEPESIDDDLVRFKYEFNDGSVHHLNLFPLRKEYTRSLMIDAGFQQVKTYGDFQETYQRNDPDFFIHVAEK